In Burkholderia sp. GAS332, one DNA window encodes the following:
- a CDS encoding Ftsk gamma domain-containing protein: protein MQASDAQTDVSSFVEDEPTQFANQSDSHANAPAEREQPISHAVPSQVAASDVGNITAPAEAARAETLRTEQGQPFDQPAAYSQIAASNETTTADTAAVAHVSEMRAEEVPSSTPAPAPSQDATTHIAQIAPTQAHTATPVPMHHATPPWQVASVSEAPAPVEAETVDAPALPDVSDVSDDLNSSVASDASTTVAAVQPPSAALHASNVVRFPGFAVQATPAASATIVDEGADGLGYAPSAPTAQEAPSFPTTPTASSAAHFATEASTEPAEPTEPAEPAVQRTPLRGHSPANGFEFRAPAASMVELPTLDLLALADTDVEPVSEEKLIETGLLIEQRLQEFKVPVTVVGHSAGPVITRFEIEPALGVRGSQIVGLMKDLSRGLGLTSIRVVETIPGKTCMGLELPNAKRQTIRLSEILEASVYQNSHSQLTLAMGKDITGHPVVADLAKAPHMLVAGTTGSGKSVAINAMICSLLYKATPEEVRLIMIDPKMLELSVYEGIPHLLAPVVTDMKLAANALNWCVGEMEKRYRLMSAVGVRNLAGFNQKIRDTEAKGKKLGNPFSLTPEAPEPLAPLPLIVVVIDELADLMMVAGKKIEELIARLAQKARAAGIHLILATQRPSVDVITGLIKANIPTRVAFQVSSKIDSRTILDQMGAESLLGQGDMLFLPPGTGYPQRVHGAFVADEEVHRIVEYLKQFGEPQYEEGILDGPATEGASQDLFGDTPEAEADPLYDEAVAFVVRTRRASISSVQRQLRIGYNRAARLVEQMETAGLVSAMGINGSREVLAPGAAE from the coding sequence TTGCAGGCGAGCGACGCGCAAACGGACGTGTCGTCGTTCGTTGAAGACGAACCGACACAATTCGCGAATCAGAGCGACAGCCATGCAAACGCACCCGCTGAACGCGAGCAACCGATCAGTCATGCGGTGCCGTCGCAGGTGGCGGCATCGGATGTCGGCAACATCACCGCTCCCGCAGAAGCAGCGCGTGCCGAAACTTTGCGCACTGAGCAGGGACAGCCGTTTGATCAACCTGCAGCGTATTCACAAATTGCAGCGTCAAACGAGACGACTACGGCTGATACAGCGGCAGTAGCTCACGTTAGCGAAATGCGCGCCGAAGAAGTGCCGTCGTCCACCCCGGCTCCCGCACCGTCGCAGGACGCGACGACGCACATTGCGCAGATCGCACCCACGCAAGCGCACACCGCGACGCCCGTGCCAATGCATCACGCCACCCCGCCATGGCAGGTTGCGAGCGTGAGCGAAGCACCCGCGCCAGTCGAAGCGGAAACCGTGGACGCCCCTGCTCTACCGGACGTATCCGACGTATCCGACGATTTGAACTCGTCAGTTGCCTCGGACGCTTCGACCACGGTCGCAGCAGTACAGCCGCCAAGCGCCGCATTGCACGCGTCGAATGTGGTTCGCTTCCCTGGCTTCGCGGTTCAGGCCACACCGGCGGCCTCTGCCACCATCGTCGACGAAGGCGCCGACGGGTTGGGTTACGCGCCGAGCGCACCGACAGCGCAGGAAGCGCCGAGCTTCCCCACCACCCCAACCGCGTCTTCTGCCGCCCACTTCGCAACTGAAGCGTCGACCGAGCCCGCAGAGCCCACCGAACCCGCAGAACCCGCCGTCCAGCGCACGCCGCTGCGCGGCCACAGCCCGGCCAATGGCTTCGAATTCCGCGCACCCGCGGCATCGATGGTCGAATTGCCGACCCTCGACCTGCTCGCGCTCGCCGATACCGATGTCGAACCCGTTTCAGAGGAAAAACTCATCGAAACCGGCCTGCTGATCGAGCAGCGTCTGCAGGAGTTCAAGGTGCCGGTCACTGTGGTCGGCCATTCGGCAGGCCCGGTCATCACGCGCTTCGAAATCGAGCCCGCACTCGGCGTGCGCGGCAGTCAGATCGTCGGCTTGATGAAGGATTTGTCGCGCGGCCTCGGCCTCACGTCAATTCGCGTGGTCGAGACGATTCCCGGCAAAACCTGCATGGGTCTCGAACTGCCGAATGCCAAGCGGCAGACGATTCGCCTGTCCGAAATCCTCGAAGCCAGCGTCTACCAGAACTCGCATTCGCAGTTGACGCTCGCGATGGGCAAGGACATCACCGGTCATCCGGTGGTCGCCGATCTGGCGAAGGCGCCGCACATGCTGGTCGCGGGTACGACGGGTTCGGGCAAATCCGTGGCGATCAACGCCATGATCTGCTCGCTGCTCTACAAGGCGACGCCCGAGGAAGTGCGGCTCATCATGATCGACCCGAAGATGCTGGAACTGTCGGTCTACGAAGGCATTCCGCATCTGCTCGCGCCGGTCGTCACCGATATGAAGCTGGCGGCCAACGCGCTGAACTGGTGTGTCGGCGAAATGGAAAAACGCTATCGGCTCATGTCCGCGGTCGGCGTGCGCAACCTGGCCGGCTTCAACCAGAAGATCCGCGATACGGAAGCCAAGGGCAAGAAACTCGGCAACCCGTTCTCGCTGACGCCGGAAGCACCGGAACCGCTCGCGCCGCTGCCGCTGATCGTGGTGGTGATCGACGAGCTGGCCGACCTGATGATGGTCGCGGGCAAGAAGATCGAAGAGCTGATCGCGCGTCTCGCGCAGAAGGCGCGCGCCGCCGGCATTCACCTGATTCTGGCGACGCAGCGTCCGTCTGTGGACGTGATCACGGGCCTCATCAAGGCGAACATTCCGACACGCGTGGCGTTCCAGGTGTCGTCGAAAATCGACTCGCGCACGATTCTCGATCAGATGGGCGCCGAATCGCTGCTTGGCCAGGGCGACATGCTGTTCCTGCCGCCGGGTACGGGTTACCCGCAGCGCGTGCACGGCGCATTCGTCGCCGACGAGGAAGTGCATCGGATCGTCGAGTATCTGAAGCAGTTCGGCGAACCGCAATACGAAGAAGGCATTCTCGATGGGCCGGCGACCGAAGGCGCGTCGCAGGACCTGTTTGGAGATACGCCCGAGGCAGAGGCCGATCCGCTTTACGACGAAGCCGTCGCGTTCGTGGTACGCACGCGGCGCGCCTCGATCTCGTCGGTGCAGCGGCAATTGCGCATCGGTTATAACCGCGCGGCGCGTCTCGTCGAGCAGATGGAGACGGCGGGACTGGTGTCGGCAATGGGGATTAACGGCAG